The region GCCTACGACAACCGGCTGGTCGTCGAGGACCTGGACCTGACCGTGCCGCCCGGCCGCATCACCGCCATCGTCGGTGCGAACGCCTGCGGCAAGTCCACCCTGCTGCGGGCGCTGGCCCGGCTGCTGCCGCCCCGGCAGGGGTCCGTGGAACTGGACGGCAAGGCCCTGCGCTCCATCCCCACCAGGGAGCTGGCGCAGCGGCTCGGCATCCTGCCGCAGACCCCGGTGGCGCCCGAGGGACTGACCGTCATCGACCTGGTGAGCAGGGGGCGTTCACCGCACCAGAGCTGGTGGCGGCAGTGGTCGGACGCCGATGAGCTGGCCGTGCACGAGGCGCTGGCGGCGACGGGCCTGACCGACCTCGCGGACCGCGCCGTGGACGAGCTGTCCGGCGGGCAGCGGCAGCGCGCCTGGATCGCCATGACCGTCGCCCAGGGCACACCCGTGCTGCTGCTCGACGAGCCGACCACCTATCTCGACCTCGCCCACCAGATCGACGTGCTCGACCTGATCACCGACCTCAACCGGCGGGAGAACCGCA is a window of Streptomyces sp. NBC_01477 DNA encoding:
- a CDS encoding ABC transporter ATP-binding protein — its product is MTTTDPGKQPGPVLRAHGLHLAYDNRLVVEDLDLTVPPGRITAIVGANACGKSTLLRALARLLPPRQGSVELDGKALRSIPTRELAQRLGILPQTPVAPEGLTVIDLVSRGRSPHQSWWRQWSDADELAVHEALAATGLTDLADRAVDELSGGQRQRAWIAMTVAQGTPVLLLDEPTTYLDLAHQIDVLDLITDLNRRENRTVVMVLHDLNQACRYADHVIAMKSGRIVAQGPPAEVITAAAVEDVFDLRCQIATDPVSGTPLVIPMGRHHEAVPVSAD